One Stenotrophomonas sp. SAU14A_NAIMI4_5 DNA segment encodes these proteins:
- a CDS encoding sodium:calcium antiporter, which produces MIAISIAWFLLGLLLLALGGDSIVKAVSGLAQRFGASAFTAGLLLLGVATSLPELAVNARALLVGQPELALGNAIGSSIANLGLTLAVAAIAAPLVLRARLQGVLWWSLLAAGLLLIVFGLDGRLQRWEAGVLVAGFVLVQIVLLRRGRLEAPDVQAVIAESALSRTSLPLNVLRVLIAALTLYWGARLVVGAAADFGAALGWTPLLVGLLPVAIGTTLPEVAAAIAAARRGHGDMVLGHVLGSSVVNLLLVIGAMGLLQPLALPASFVRLELPALLAFALVLYPMLRGDLKISRGEGGILLGAFVAWLGLEIALVL; this is translated from the coding sequence ATGATCGCCATCTCGATTGCCTGGTTCCTGCTTGGCCTGCTGCTGCTGGCGCTGGGCGGGGATTCCATCGTCAAGGCCGTGTCCGGCCTCGCCCAGCGCTTCGGCGCCAGCGCTTTCACTGCGGGCCTGCTGCTGCTCGGCGTCGCCACCTCGCTGCCGGAACTGGCGGTCAATGCGCGCGCGCTGCTCGTCGGCCAGCCCGAGCTGGCCCTGGGCAACGCCATCGGCAGCAGCATCGCCAATCTCGGCCTGACCCTGGCCGTGGCTGCCATCGCCGCGCCGCTGGTGCTGCGCGCTCGCCTGCAGGGCGTGCTGTGGTGGTCGCTGCTGGCCGCCGGCCTGCTGCTGATCGTGTTCGGCCTGGATGGTCGCCTGCAGCGCTGGGAAGCCGGCGTGCTGGTGGCGGGCTTCGTGCTGGTGCAGATCGTGCTGCTGCGTCGCGGGCGCCTGGAAGCGCCGGACGTGCAGGCGGTCATCGCCGAATCCGCGTTGAGCCGCACCAGCCTGCCGCTGAACGTGCTGCGCGTGCTGATCGCCGCGCTGACGCTCTACTGGGGGGCGCGCCTGGTGGTGGGCGCTGCGGCGGATTTCGGTGCGGCGCTGGGCTGGACGCCGCTGCTGGTCGGCCTGCTGCCGGTGGCCATCGGCACCACGCTGCCGGAAGTAGCCGCGGCCATCGCAGCCGCGCGCCGTGGCCACGGTGACATGGTGCTGGGCCACGTGCTGGGCTCCAGCGTGGTCAACCTGCTGCTGGTGATCGGCGCGATGGGGCTGCTGCAGCCGCTGGCGCTGCCGGCCTCGTTCGTGCGCCTGGAACTGCCGGCGCTGCTGGCCTTCGCCCTGGTGCTGTACCCGATGCTGCGCGGTGACCTGAAGATCAGCCGTGGCGAAGGCGGGATCCTGCTCGGCGCATTCGTCGCGTGGCTGGGCCTGGAGATCGCCCTGGTCCTGTAG
- the hmgA gene encoding homogentisate 1,2-dioxygenase → MSTTLTARGYQSGFGNEFATEAVAGALPVGQNSPQKVAHGLYAEQLSGTAFTAPRGSNRRSWLYRIRPAVTHGEFTPFAQSQLQCDFGAQPASPNQLRWSPLPLPELPTDFVEGLYTMGGNGAPDAHAGVGIHLYAANRDMVGRYFYNADGELLIVPQLGALRLLTELGVIEIEPQQIAVIPRGVRFRVELPDGPSRGYICENYGALLKLPDLGPIGANGLANPRDFETPHAAFEDVDGDFELIAKFEGRLWRAPIDHSPLDVVAWHGNYAPYRYDLRRFNTIGSISYDHPDPSIFLVLHSPSDTPGTSNMDFAIFPPRWLVAQNTFRPPWFHRNIASEFMGLVHGAYDAKAEGFVPGGASLHNCMSGHGPDAPTFDKASNADLSKADVIKDTMAFMFETRAVIRPSAQAVAASHRQGDYQQCWNGLRNNFR, encoded by the coding sequence ATGTCCACCACCCTCACCGCCCGCGGCTACCAGTCCGGTTTCGGCAACGAATTCGCCACCGAGGCCGTCGCCGGCGCGCTGCCGGTCGGGCAGAACTCACCGCAGAAGGTGGCCCACGGCCTGTACGCCGAGCAGCTGTCCGGCACCGCGTTCACCGCGCCGCGCGGCAGCAACCGCCGCAGCTGGCTGTACCGCATCCGCCCGGCGGTGACCCACGGCGAATTCACCCCGTTCGCGCAGTCGCAGCTGCAGTGTGATTTCGGCGCGCAGCCGGCCTCGCCGAACCAGCTGCGCTGGAGCCCGCTGCCGCTGCCGGAACTGCCGACCGATTTCGTCGAAGGCCTGTACACCATGGGCGGCAACGGCGCGCCCGATGCGCATGCCGGCGTCGGCATCCATCTGTACGCCGCCAACCGGGACATGGTCGGCCGCTACTTCTACAACGCCGACGGCGAACTGCTGATCGTGCCGCAGCTGGGCGCGCTGCGCCTGCTGACCGAACTGGGCGTGATCGAGATCGAACCGCAGCAGATCGCGGTCATTCCGCGCGGCGTGCGCTTCCGCGTCGAGCTGCCCGACGGCCCCAGCCGCGGCTACATCTGCGAAAACTACGGCGCGCTGCTGAAGCTGCCGGACCTGGGCCCGATCGGTGCCAACGGCCTGGCCAACCCGCGCGACTTCGAAACCCCGCACGCCGCATTCGAGGATGTGGACGGTGATTTCGAACTGATCGCCAAGTTCGAGGGCCGCCTGTGGCGCGCGCCCATCGACCATTCGCCGCTGGACGTGGTGGCCTGGCACGGCAACTACGCGCCGTACCGCTACGACCTGCGCCGCTTCAACACGATCGGCTCGATCAGCTACGACCATCCGGACCCGTCGATCTTCCTGGTGCTGCATTCGCCCAGCGACACGCCGGGCACCAGCAACATGGATTTCGCCATCTTCCCGCCGCGCTGGCTGGTGGCGCAGAACACGTTCCGCCCGCCGTGGTTCCACCGCAACATCGCCAGCGAGTTCATGGGCCTGGTGCACGGTGCCTACGACGCCAAGGCCGAGGGCTTCGTGCCCGGTGGCGCGTCGCTGCACAACTGCATGAGCGGCCATGGCCCGGATGCGCCGACCTTCGACAAGGCGTCCAATGCCGACCTGTCCAAGGCCGATGTCATCAAGGACACGATGGCCTTCATGTTCGAGACCCGCGCAGTGATCCGCCCGAGCGCGCAGGCCGTGGCCGCCAGCCATCGCCAGGGCGATTACCAGCAGTGCTGGAACGGCCTGCGCAACAATTTCCGTTGA
- the hppD gene encoding 4-hydroxyphenylpyruvate dioxygenase, producing MNTAVPTASHPNPGMQVTTFENPMGIDGFEFVEFAAPAGRGRELHEYFRKMGFSAVLKHKQRPITVYRQGDVNFLVNEDPDSFAADFAEKHGPCACGFAIRFKKPGQEVYQTALGNGAEAIAFKPDSKAVNAPVIKGIGDCMLYLVDRYGSAGSVFDGDYEVIDGADLRPFGFGLTFIDHLTHNLYFGNMQQWSDYYERLFNFREIRYFDIKGLKTGLVSKAMTAPDGIVRIPLNESSDPKSQINEYLDAYKGEGIQHIACFTDNIYETVEAMRAQGVDFLDTPETYFDVIDQRVPNHGEDVARLAKNKILIDADPETHQRKLLQIFTQNCIGPIFFEIIQRKGNEGFGEGNFTALFESIERDQIRRGVL from the coding sequence ATGAATACCGCAGTCCCGACCGCCTCGCACCCGAACCCCGGCATGCAGGTCACCACCTTCGAAAACCCGATGGGCATCGACGGCTTCGAGTTCGTCGAATTTGCCGCCCCGGCCGGCCGTGGCCGGGAGCTGCACGAGTACTTCCGCAAGATGGGCTTCAGCGCGGTGCTCAAGCACAAGCAGCGTCCGATTACCGTCTATCGCCAGGGCGACGTCAACTTCCTCGTCAACGAAGACCCCGATTCCTTCGCCGCCGACTTCGCCGAAAAGCACGGTCCGTGCGCCTGCGGCTTCGCCATCCGCTTCAAGAAGCCGGGCCAGGAGGTCTACCAGACCGCCCTGGGCAACGGCGCCGAAGCCATCGCCTTCAAGCCGGACAGCAAGGCGGTCAACGCCCCGGTCATCAAGGGCATCGGCGATTGCATGCTGTACCTGGTGGACCGCTACGGCAGCGCCGGCAGCGTCTTCGATGGCGACTACGAGGTGATCGACGGCGCCGACCTGCGTCCGTTCGGCTTCGGCCTGACCTTCATCGACCACCTGACCCACAACCTGTACTTCGGCAACATGCAGCAGTGGTCGGATTACTACGAGCGCCTGTTCAACTTCCGCGAGATCCGCTACTTCGACATCAAGGGCCTGAAGACCGGCCTGGTGTCCAAGGCGATGACCGCGCCGGACGGCATCGTGCGCATCCCGCTGAACGAATCGTCCGACCCGAAGAGCCAGATCAACGAGTACCTGGACGCGTACAAGGGCGAGGGCATCCAGCACATCGCCTGCTTCACCGACAACATCTACGAGACCGTCGAAGCCATGCGCGCGCAGGGCGTGGATTTCCTCGACACGCCGGAAACCTACTTCGATGTGATCGACCAGCGCGTGCCGAACCACGGTGAAGACGTGGCGCGCCTGGCGAAGAACAAGATCCTGATCGACGCCGATCCGGAAACCCACCAGCGCAAGCTGCTGCAGATCTTCACCCAGAACTGCATCGGCCCGATCTTCTTCGAGATCATCCAGCGCAAGGGCAACGAAGGCTTCGGCGAAGGCAACTTCACCGCGCTGTTCGAAAGCATCGAGCGCGACCAGATCCGCCGCGGCGTGCTGTAA
- a CDS encoding MarR family winged helix-turn-helix transcriptional regulator: MSPADPASTRVRASHVLLDLEQFLPYRLSVLSNRVSGNIAKLYGDRYGLAIPEWRVITILALYPGSSASEVSDRTAMDKVAVSRAVARLLERGFIKRETHGDDRRRSVLALSAAGFEVYETIAPLVIEITRKLMSVLSEEEEQVLEKLILRLAGDGLERMGEGV; the protein is encoded by the coding sequence ATGAGCCCAGCCGACCCCGCCTCCACCCGCGTGCGTGCCTCGCACGTCCTGCTCGACCTGGAACAGTTCCTGCCGTATCGGCTGAGCGTGCTGTCCAACCGCGTGAGCGGCAACATCGCCAAACTTTATGGCGACCGTTACGGCCTGGCCATTCCCGAGTGGCGGGTGATCACCATCCTGGCGCTGTATCCGGGGTCGTCGGCCAGTGAGGTCTCCGACCGCACGGCGATGGACAAGGTGGCGGTCAGCCGGGCGGTGGCACGGCTGCTGGAGCGCGGTTTCATCAAGCGTGAGACGCACGGCGACGACCGCCGGCGCTCGGTGCTGGCGCTGTCGGCGGCGGGTTTCGAGGTGTACGAGACGATCGCGCCGCTGGTGATCGAGATCACCCGCAAGCTGATGTCGGTGCTGAGCGAGGAAGAGGAGCAGGTGCTGGAGAAGCTGATCCTGCGGCTGGCGGGTGATGGCCTGGAGCGGATGGGCGAAGGCGTCTGA
- a CDS encoding thioredoxin family protein, translated as MRTTFGSAVVAVVCAALISACSQQPPPAPAEPTQPLDTRPTEPPAADPSAPVASGNTPAAADIAAIAGLNASFDPARDPAADLETAKVEAQRGNKHIILDVGGEWCPWCHLMDQFVEGDAEIRRFRDANYVWMKVNYSEENENAAFLSQYPQVKGYPHLFVLDSDGTLLQSQFTGELEKAKSEGKGYNRSKFMAFLKKWAPQR; from the coding sequence ATGCGTACAACGTTTGGCAGTGCAGTGGTGGCAGTGGTGTGTGCGGCGCTGATCAGCGCCTGTTCCCAGCAACCGCCGCCGGCGCCTGCCGAACCGACGCAACCGCTCGATACCCGTCCCACCGAGCCACCGGCCGCTGACCCCAGCGCGCCGGTGGCCTCGGGCAACACCCCGGCCGCGGCCGACATCGCCGCCATCGCCGGCCTCAATGCCAGCTTCGACCCGGCGCGTGACCCGGCCGCCGATCTGGAAACGGCCAAGGTCGAAGCGCAGCGCGGCAACAAGCACATCATCCTGGACGTGGGCGGCGAGTGGTGCCCCTGGTGCCACCTGATGGACCAGTTCGTGGAAGGCGATGCTGAAATCCGCCGCTTCCGCGATGCCAACTATGTGTGGATGAAGGTCAACTACAGCGAAGAGAACGAGAACGCGGCGTTCCTCTCGCAGTACCCGCAGGTGAAGGGTTACCCGCACCTGTTCGTGCTCGATTCGGATGGCACCCTGCTGCAGTCGCAGTTCACCGGCGAGCTGGAAAAAGCCAAGAGCGAAGGCAAGGGCTACAACCGCAGCAAGTTCATGGCCTTCCTGAAGAAGTGGGCGCCGCAGCGCTGA
- a CDS encoding oligopeptide:H+ symporter, with amino-acid sequence MSLNATANTPEPALPDFKTTMGHPRPLWMLFMTEFWERFAFYGIRWALVLYIVAQFYNGSAAGEGDASRIYGAYLALVYAAAIFGGYVADRVLGYQRSILTGAIIMAAGLFMISLPQEHIFKLGLATIIVGNGLFKPNISTMVGKLYGLKDERRDSGFTIFYMGINIGAMIAPVLTEYLARKVFGTDAMPSYKVVFIASGVGMLISLVWFYIGRAGLKGIGAPPVGAEGIGPIIKVLVGAVVAIPVSYFLLATGAAALAWILGAMFTALAILLLVEGIREGKVQRDRVIAMLIIFAFNVMFWMFFEQAGSSFTFLAENIVNRQMGEWTFPTAWFQSVNSVAIIALAPIIAWIWVKMGSANPSIPRKFGLGLLFNGAAFALLMFALSQMVVDGKIPFWTLFMVYVIQSVGELCLSPIGLSMVTKLAPVRLVGFGMGGWFLSTGIGNNLSGIFAGAVSGEGGMTIESALKGYTFGFWALIGSGVVLFLIAPLINKLMHGVK; translated from the coding sequence ATGAGCCTAAACGCCACTGCGAACACCCCAGAGCCGGCGCTGCCGGACTTCAAGACCACGATGGGCCACCCGCGCCCGCTGTGGATGCTGTTCATGACCGAGTTCTGGGAGCGCTTTGCGTTCTACGGCATCCGCTGGGCCTTGGTGCTGTACATCGTCGCCCAGTTCTACAACGGCAGCGCTGCCGGTGAAGGCGACGCCAGCCGCATCTACGGTGCCTACCTGGCCCTGGTGTACGCCGCGGCGATCTTCGGTGGCTACGTGGCCGACCGGGTGCTGGGTTACCAGCGATCGATCCTGACCGGCGCGATCATCATGGCCGCCGGCCTGTTCATGATCTCGCTGCCGCAGGAGCACATCTTCAAGCTCGGCCTGGCCACGATCATCGTCGGCAACGGTCTGTTCAAGCCGAACATCTCCACCATGGTCGGCAAGCTGTACGGCCTGAAGGATGAGCGCCGCGACTCGGGCTTCACCATCTTCTACATGGGCATCAACATCGGCGCGATGATCGCCCCCGTGCTGACCGAGTACCTGGCCCGCAAGGTCTTCGGTACCGATGCGATGCCGTCCTACAAGGTCGTGTTCATCGCCTCGGGCGTGGGCATGCTGATCTCGCTGGTGTGGTTCTACATCGGTCGCGCCGGCCTGAAGGGCATTGGTGCACCGCCGGTGGGTGCCGAAGGCATCGGCCCGATCATCAAGGTGCTGGTCGGTGCGGTCGTCGCCATTCCGGTGTCGTACTTCCTGCTGGCCACCGGCGCCGCCGCGCTGGCCTGGATCCTGGGCGCGATGTTCACCGCCCTGGCCATCCTGCTGCTGGTGGAAGGCATCCGCGAGGGCAAGGTGCAGCGCGACCGCGTGATCGCCATGCTGATCATCTTCGCCTTCAACGTCATGTTCTGGATGTTCTTCGAACAGGCCGGCAGCTCCTTCACCTTCCTGGCCGAGAACATCGTCAACCGCCAGATGGGCGAATGGACCTTCCCGACCGCATGGTTCCAGTCGGTCAACTCGGTGGCGATCATCGCCCTGGCGCCGATCATTGCCTGGATCTGGGTCAAGATGGGCAGCGCCAATCCGTCCATCCCGCGCAAGTTCGGCCTGGGCCTGCTGTTCAACGGCGCCGCCTTCGCCCTGCTGATGTTCGCCCTGTCGCAGATGGTCGTGGACGGCAAGATTCCGTTCTGGACCCTGTTCATGGTCTACGTCATCCAGTCGGTGGGTGAGCTGTGCCTGTCGCCGATCGGCCTGTCGATGGTGACCAAGCTGGCCCCGGTGCGCCTGGTCGGCTTCGGCATGGGTGGCTGGTTCCTGTCCACCGGCATCGGCAACAACCTGTCGGGCATCTTCGCCGGCGCGGTGTCCGGTGAAGGCGGCATGACGATCGAATCGGCGCTGAAGGGGTATACCTTCGGGTTCTGGGCCCTGATCGGCTCCGGCGTGGTGCTGTTCCTGATCGCCCCGCTGATCAACAAGCTGATGCACGGCGTCAAGTAA
- a CDS encoding tryptophan 2,3-dioxygenase family protein yields MSVDNNQRDLEAGIHTDLQGRLTYSGYLRLDQLLAAQQPLSNPPHHDEMLFIIQHQTSELWLKLLGHELRAAIGFLQRDEVWQCRKVLARSKQVLRQLTEQWSVLETLTPSEYMGFRDVLGPSSGFQSLQYRYIEFLLGNKNAQMLQVFEHDVDGQTQLRTVLEAPSLYEEFLKYLARFGHDIPDLYRDRDWTQPHVSDDSLQPVFARIYQDTDRYWREYSLCEDLVDLETAFQLWRFRHMRTVMRVIGFKRGTGGSSGVGFLRQALELTFFPELFQVRTSLQVAPPADLA; encoded by the coding sequence ATGTCCGTCGACAACAACCAACGCGATCTCGAAGCCGGCATCCACACCGACCTGCAGGGGCGCCTGACCTACAGCGGCTACCTGCGCCTGGACCAGCTGCTGGCCGCGCAGCAGCCGCTGTCCAACCCGCCGCACCACGACGAGATGCTCTTCATCATCCAGCACCAGACCTCGGAGCTGTGGCTGAAGCTGCTGGGCCACGAGCTGCGTGCGGCGATCGGCTTCCTGCAGCGCGACGAAGTCTGGCAGTGCCGCAAGGTGCTGGCGCGCAGCAAGCAGGTGCTGCGCCAGCTGACCGAGCAGTGGTCGGTGCTGGAAACGCTGACCCCGTCCGAGTACATGGGCTTCCGCGACGTGCTGGGCCCGTCTTCGGGCTTCCAGTCGCTGCAGTACCGCTACATCGAGTTCCTGCTGGGCAACAAGAACGCGCAGATGCTGCAGGTGTTCGAGCACGACGTGGACGGCCAGACGCAGCTGCGCACCGTGCTGGAAGCGCCGAGCCTGTACGAGGAATTCCTGAAGTACCTGGCGCGCTTCGGCCACGATATCCCCGACCTCTACCGCGACCGCGACTGGACCCAGCCGCACGTGTCCGATGACAGCCTGCAGCCGGTGTTCGCCCGCATCTACCAGGACACCGACCGCTACTGGCGCGAGTACTCGCTGTGCGAGGACCTGGTGGACCTGGAAACCGCCTTCCAGCTGTGGCGCTTCCGCCACATGCGCACCGTGATGCGGGTGATCGGCTTCAAGCGCGGTACCGGCGGATCGTCCGGGGTGGGCTTCCTGCGACAGGCACTGGAGCTGACCTTCTTCCCCGAGCTGTTCCAGGTGCGCACCAGCCTGCAGGTCGCGCCGCCGGCCGACCTGGCCTGA
- the pdhA gene encoding pyruvate dehydrogenase (acetyl-transferring) E1 component subunit alpha, with amino-acid sequence MTVAAEFKIEYLQYLDADGKLVRDDLPASLKDPAVLVPLFKQMLYVRTFDSKSIALQRTGKLGTYAACLGHEAAHVGIGAAMKAGDVFAPSYREYGAMFMRGVRPYDVLMYWGGDERGNDYTGNAVKDFPFCVPISTQCLHAAGAALKFKLNNEPQIAVAVCGDGGSSKTDFYAALNSAGAYKLPLILCIVNNGWAISVPRSAQTGAETLAQKGLAGGLHCLQVDGNDLIAVLAAMEQARERGLAGEGGTVLELLTYRLSDHTTADDARRYRDDAEVKDAWTREPMLRLRKYLIANGVWSDDEEKTWVEQCAAKVDEEVNQYLNTPVQPVEAMFDYLYADPPADLLAQRAAAIALEQRHG; translated from the coding sequence ATGACGGTTGCCGCTGAGTTCAAGATCGAATACCTGCAGTACCTGGACGCGGACGGCAAGCTCGTCCGTGACGACCTGCCCGCATCCCTGAAGGATCCGGCCGTCCTGGTGCCGCTGTTCAAGCAGATGCTGTACGTACGCACGTTCGACAGCAAATCCATCGCGCTGCAGCGCACCGGCAAGCTCGGCACCTACGCCGCCTGCCTGGGCCACGAAGCCGCACACGTCGGCATCGGCGCAGCGATGAAGGCCGGCGACGTGTTCGCGCCCAGCTACCGCGAATACGGTGCCATGTTCATGCGTGGCGTGCGCCCGTACGACGTGCTGATGTACTGGGGCGGCGACGAGCGCGGCAACGACTACACCGGCAACGCGGTGAAGGACTTCCCGTTCTGCGTGCCGATCTCCACCCAGTGCCTGCACGCTGCCGGCGCTGCGCTGAAGTTCAAGCTCAACAACGAACCGCAGATCGCGGTGGCGGTGTGCGGCGATGGCGGCAGCTCGAAGACCGACTTCTATGCCGCGCTCAACTCGGCCGGTGCCTACAAGCTCCCGCTGATCCTGTGCATCGTCAACAACGGCTGGGCGATCTCGGTGCCGCGTTCGGCCCAGACTGGTGCCGAAACCCTGGCCCAGAAGGGCCTGGCCGGCGGCCTGCACTGCCTGCAGGTGGACGGCAACGACCTGATCGCCGTGCTGGCCGCGATGGAACAGGCCCGCGAACGCGGTCTGGCCGGCGAAGGCGGCACCGTGCTGGAACTGCTGACCTACCGCCTGTCCGACCACACCACCGCCGATGACGCGCGCCGTTACCGCGACGACGCCGAGGTGAAGGACGCCTGGACCCGTGAGCCGATGCTGCGCCTGCGCAAGTACCTCATCGCCAACGGCGTGTGGAGCGACGACGAAGAAAAGACCTGGGTCGAGCAGTGCGCGGCCAAGGTGGACGAGGAAGTGAACCAGTACCTCAACACCCCGGTGCAGCCGGTCGAGGCGATGTTCGACTACCTGTATGCCGATCCGCCGGCGGACCTGCTGGCCCAGCGCGCGGCCGCCATTGCCCTGGAGCAGCGCCATGGATGA
- a CDS encoding alpha-ketoacid dehydrogenase subunit beta encodes MDDIKTGASASQANAADSAAVAGGDIAMTATPITLIEAITQALAWELEHDPSVLVLGEDVGVNGGVFRATAGLQQRFGSQRILDTPLDETTIAGLTVGLAAQGMKPVAEAQFDGFVYPMVDHIICHAARLRTRTRGRLHCPMVLRVPWGGGIRAPEHHSEANESIFTNVPGLRVVLPSSPQRAYGLLLAAMRDPDPVIYMEPKRIYRQYKEVVVNDGEALPLDVCFVLRDGTDVTLVAWGAQVKEALEAADKLAGEGISAEVIDVATLRPLDFATIAESVAKTGRCVVVQEAPKTAGFGAEIAARLAEESLYDLLAPVERVTGYDTHIPLFRLEMKYLPSVDRIVTAAKRAVAAG; translated from the coding sequence ATGGATGACATCAAGACGGGCGCATCCGCTTCCCAGGCCAATGCCGCCGACAGCGCCGCTGTCGCCGGTGGAGATATCGCAATGACCGCTACCCCCATCACCCTGATCGAAGCCATCACCCAGGCCCTGGCCTGGGAGCTGGAACACGACCCGTCGGTGCTGGTGCTGGGCGAGGACGTGGGCGTCAACGGCGGCGTGTTCCGCGCCACCGCCGGCCTGCAGCAGCGCTTCGGTTCGCAGCGCATCCTCGACACCCCGCTGGATGAAACCACCATTGCCGGCCTCACCGTCGGCCTGGCCGCGCAGGGCATGAAGCCGGTGGCCGAAGCCCAGTTCGACGGCTTCGTCTACCCGATGGTCGACCACATCATCTGCCACGCCGCGCGCCTGCGTACCCGTACCCGTGGCCGCCTGCACTGCCCGATGGTGCTGCGCGTGCCGTGGGGTGGTGGCATCCGCGCGCCGGAACACCACAGCGAAGCCAACGAATCGATCTTCACCAACGTGCCGGGCCTGCGCGTGGTGCTGCCGTCCAGCCCGCAGCGTGCCTACGGCCTGCTGCTGGCCGCCATGCGTGATCCCGACCCGGTGATCTACATGGAGCCCAAGCGCATCTACCGCCAGTACAAGGAAGTGGTCGTCAACGACGGCGAAGCCTTGCCGCTGGACGTGTGCTTCGTGCTGCGCGACGGCACCGACGTGACCCTGGTGGCCTGGGGCGCACAGGTGAAGGAAGCGCTGGAAGCGGCCGACAAGCTGGCCGGCGAAGGCATCAGTGCCGAAGTCATCGACGTGGCCACGCTGCGTCCGCTGGACTTCGCCACCATCGCCGAATCGGTGGCCAAGACCGGCCGCTGCGTGGTCGTGCAGGAAGCCCCGAAGACCGCGGGTTTCGGTGCCGAGATCGCCGCGCGCCTGGCCGAAGAATCCCTGTACGACCTGCTGGCCCCGGTCGAGCGCGTTACCGGCTACGACACCCACATTCCGCTGTTCCGCCTGGAAATGAAGTACCTGCCCAGCGTGGACCGGATCGTGACCGCGGCCAAGCGCGCGGTGGCGGCAGGCTGA
- a CDS encoding SH3 domain-containing protein, which translates to MRARLLGAYRSQYSNPLRFRTGQIVEVGVRDEEWPAFAWVRTNDGRAGWAPVAWLQLLDDGRAEALRDYDARELDVENGEMVKLHHEHGGWWWSERANGATGWLPARELELLEENCT; encoded by the coding sequence ATGCGGGCACGGCTCCTTGGGGCTTACCGCAGCCAGTATTCCAATCCACTCCGGTTCCGCACCGGCCAGATCGTCGAAGTCGGTGTACGTGACGAGGAATGGCCGGCGTTTGCCTGGGTACGCACCAACGATGGGCGCGCTGGATGGGCGCCCGTCGCCTGGCTGCAGCTGCTGGACGATGGTCGCGCCGAAGCCCTGCGCGACTACGACGCCCGCGAGCTGGATGTGGAAAACGGCGAGATGGTGAAGCTGCATCACGAACATGGTGGGTGGTGGTGGTCCGAGCGCGCGAATGGCGCGACGGGCTGGCTGCCGGCCCGCGAACTGGAACTGCTGGAAGAGAACTGCACATGA